CGCGAAAGCGGATGGAGTCGAGCGTGCAGCCCGTGCCGATGGCGCGGCCGGGGGCAACGCCCCAGCGTTGCACGGCGATGGCGGGCATCACGTCCACCGGGTTGGTGGCAAACAGCAAGATGGTGTCGGGCGCGGCGCGCAGCACCTGCTCAACGATATGGTCCACGATGCGCAGGTTCTGCTGCAGCAGCTCCAGCCGCGTCTGGCCGGGCTTGAGGCTGGCGCCTGCAGTGATCACCACCACCGCAGCGCCCGCCAGGTCGGCATAGCTGCCTTCTTGCACGCGCGCGGCGGTGCCGAAGGCGGCGGCGTGGCCAATGTCGGCGGCCTCGCCCGCAGCGCGGGCGGGGTCCACGTCCACCAGCACGATGTCGCTGACGCCGGGCGTGGACGAGAGCAGGTAGCTGGCGGCGGCACCGACCTGGCCCGCGCCGATCACTCCGATGCGTGCGCCCATGTCACAGCACTCCCATCATGGGCCACAGCGTGGCCGACAGCAGCAGGATGAGGCCCAAGCCCGCCAGCGTGAGCAGCAAGCCCACCTTGGCAAACTGGCTGGTGCCAAAGGCCCCGGTGCCGTAGCACAGCATGTTCTGCGGTGCGTTGGTGGGCAGGATGAAGCCGAACGAGACGATGAAGCTTTGGATCATGACGATGCCAAAGGCCGTCTCTTTGGACACGGGCAGCGACTGCGCAAACGCGATGAAGATGGGGATGAGCGTGCTGGCCAGCCCTGTGGCTGAGGCAAAGCCCAGGTGCAGCACGATGCTGAAAAGCGAGAGCGCACCGATCACCGCCACCACGGGCAGGGCCGACAGGCCCATTTGCCCGAGCGTCTGCTGTGCCAGCCAGGCGGCCGCGCCGGTCTTGGACAGCAGGTTGCCCAGCGAGATGGACGCGGCAAACAGCACCACCGTGCCCCAGGGCACGAGCTTTTCAGCCTGCGACCAGTGCATGACGCCGATCTTGGGCATGAGCAGCAGGGCAATGCCCAGTTGCGTGGTGGTGGTGGTGTCAAAGGGGTGCAGCATGCCTTCGGTGGACCACATCACCAGCAGCATCAGGGCCACGGCGATCAAGCGCTTTTCAGGGGCGGTGACGGGGCCCAGGGCCTGCAGTTGCTCGCGCAGCCTTTCGGTGGCGTTCTCAGACGATTCGACCTGGGGCTTCAAGATCCACAGCGACACGAAGAACAGCACCACGCTCATGCCCAGGGTGAAGGGCAGGGCCGTCAGGAACCACTGGCTCCACGTCACCGTGTGGCCGAACGCGGTTTGCATGAAGTTCAGGCTGATCAGGTTTTGCGCCGCGCCGGTCTTCACGGCCATGTTGAAGATGGAGCAGGCCTGCGCGGTGACGATCATCAGCGCAGCGCCCAGGCTGCTGCCCACGGGCAGGCCCAGGGCGGCGGTGATGCCCACCATGATCGGGATCACCGCGCCCACTCGCGCCGTGGCCGAGGGGATGAACAGCGCCAGCACAAAGCCCACCAGCATCGCGCCCACCGTGAGTCGTGCGGGCGAGATGCCCACCCGGCTCATCACGATGAGGGCCACGCGCTTGTCCAGCCCCGTGTGCTTGAGCGCCACGGCCAGAAACAGCGCAGCGGCCACCAGCAGCACAGCGGTGGACGAGAAGCCGCCCAGCATGGTGGTGAGCGCATCGGCCGAGCCCATGGGCTTGGCGCCGGGCGTGAGCGATTTGCCCATCAGCCCCACCACGGCCATGCCGGTGAGGATGACGGCGCTGTTGGCGGGCGAGACGCATTCGCTGATCCACAGCGTGATGACCAGCGCCAGCAGCGCCAGCGCGACTTGCCCCGAGGCCGTGAGGCCTGCGGGCGTGGGCAGCATGAGCACGATGCCGTACAGGGCAATGGCCAGCAGCAAAAAGCCGAACTTGCGGTTGGAACTGGGCTCGGGGTGCGAGGTGATGGGGGCTGGAGAGGGGATAGGGGAGGTGGCCGCGTTGGCCGCAGGGGGAGGTGTGTGTGAAGCAGGAGCGGTCGACATGAGAGAACACTTTCTTGTTGTGGTCCGGCGGCGCCTGTGTGGTGGGGGGATCGCCCGCCAGCCGCACCGCGCTGCCGAAAGGGCGACCCAATCAACGCCGCCCTGTGCCACAGCATGCGCCTGCTGTGCCGGTGGCGTGTTGATGGGGATCAAGGCCTTGGCGTGCGGCTTGCCCACGGGCGCGGTCCAGCAAAAATAAAGCGCAGGCAGCTATTAAATCAATAGCTGCCTGCGCTTTATTCATAAGTGCTGGAGGGGTTTTTGACTTGTAGGCTTAGCCCATCAGCACCCAGTGGTTGTCCAGCGCCATGGGCTCGGGCCAGGGCACAAAGGCGGGTTTGGCGCTGGGGTGCCAGCGCACCAGGCCGGGGGCGGTGGCCACCAGTACGCCGCCGCCGGGTTGGGGCCCGGCCCAGGCCGTGAGGGCGTAGGCCTCTTGCAGTTGCACGATGGCCGAGAGCTTGTCCGGCATGCTGGGGTGCCACAGCTGCGCCAGCCCGGCCTTGTTGCTCGACACCGCAAAGCCGCCGTTGTAGGCGGGGGTGATGTCGCCCGCGTAGCCGTGGCCGTCGTTCACGCGGCTGGGCACGCTCAGTTTGTCGCCTTCCAGCACGGCCAGGATGGGCGCTGCGGCGCGGCGGGCGGGGTCTTCGTGTTCGGCCTGCATGGCCACGCCCAGGCGGCGGGGTTCATCCGATGTGGCGGACGTGGCGGACGTGCTCCAGGCGATGTGGCGCATGCTCAGGCGCGGGTCGTCCAGCACCCAGCGCTGGGCGATGCGGCCGGTGGTGGTGTCGATGCGCACCAGGGCCGATTCCATGCGCTGCAGGTCGTATTTGGCGTCGGCCAGGTTGCGCAGCACCCCGCCGTTGGCCACCAGCAGGTGGCCTTGCGCGTCCAGCACGGGTTGGTGGGGGTCGATGCCGCCGCTGTCCCACTCGTCCCGCTTGCGCAGCGTGGCGGCGTCGCGCACGCCAATGTGGCCGCGCCCGGTGCGGTAGTTGATCTCGGTGGTGTAGAGGGTGGCGCCGTCGGGCGAGGGCACGGTGTGGCCGCTGAGCAGCACGGCGTCCCGGTCGCGGTCGAGCTGAATGCGCTCTGTCACCCGTCCCGCGCCATCGCAGCGTAGCAGCCAGGTGCCGGGCCGCACGCAGTTGACCAGCAGGCCGCCGTCTGCCTGCGGCACCAGCCCATGCGGGCGCGAGGGCAGGGCCACGGCGTAGCGGATGGTGAGCTGCTTGCGCTCCCAGTCGGCGGCCAGCACGCCAGCGTAGTGGGTGTCGGTGGCCTTGGGGCCGCGCCAGGCGGCACCGATCAGCGTGGTGGTGCTGTTGGCATCGGCACCCAGTGCCAGGGCGCGCCCGGGGGCAAGGCCCAGAGCACCCGCAGCGCCCAGGGCGGCCATGGAGGTGCCAGAGAGCAGGGTGCGGCGGTTCATGGAGGGGAAGTTCATGCGAAGGGCTCCGCAAAAAGTCGATCGGACAAGACAGGGGGCGGCGGCCCAGGCGCTGGCCAGTGGGTCGCCCGCTGCTGTGGGGGCAGAGCCTGTCGCACACCCTCGGGTGCGGTGTGGCGCTGCGGTTGGGGGCACGCGCCTGAGGGGGTGAAGCAGGCCCCGGTGCCCCTGCCCGCCGTTGGGGACCAGGGCAGGGGAGGGGCGAAGTTGCTGCGCGCCGGGCGCCCACCTCGCCCGAGTGGGGTCAGAACAAGAACTCTGCCGTCAAAGACGCCGAGCGGGGCGCGCCCAGCACCATGCGTGCGCCGTTGTTGTTCAGCGTGCTGATGTATTCCTTGTCGAACAGGTTGTAGATGTTCAGTCGCAGGTTGACGTTGCGGTTGACCTTGTAGGCCGCCATCAGGTCGGTCACCCAGTACGAAGGGATCTTGGGCATGTTGGACACGTTGAGCGCCGTGCCAGCGGTGACCACTCGCTTTTGGTCAGACACATAGCGTGCGCCGCCACCCAGGGTGAAGGCGCCCCAGGTGTACGAGGTCCAGGCCGTGGCCGTGAGGTCGGGTGACCAGCGCACGCTGTCGGTGTTGGTCACGGCGCCGGTGCTGCCCAGGCTGTTTTGGCCCAGGGCCTTGGTCTGTGTCTTGGCAATGCCTGCCGACACCTGCCAGAAGGGGGTGATCTGGCCCACGGCGGCCAGCTCGATGCCCTGCACGCGGGTCTTGCCGTACTGGGTGTAGATGCCGGTGACCGCGTCGTACGAGATCTGCTTGTTGTTCTCGGTGCGGAACACGGCAGCGCTCAGGTTCAGGCGGTTGTCCAGCAGCTCCCACTTGGTGCCCAGCTCAATGTTGCGCGTCTCTTGCGGGTCCAGCGCGGCGTTGTTCTGGTTGGTGGAGGTGGACGACAGCGCGAAGTTGGAGCCGCCAGGGGGCGTGAGCGAGTTGGCCAGGGAGGCGTAGATGCTGCCGTTGGCCGCAGGCTTGTACAGCGTGCCCAGCTTCCAGCTGGTGAGGTTGCCCGAGGTACTCAGCGCCGATGGCGCCAGCGAGCCTGCAGCGTAGCCGGGGTAGCTGGTCAGGTTGCTGGTGGTGACGATGGTGCTGGCATCGGTCTTGGTGCGGTAGTGCTCGAACCGGAGGCCGCCATTGAGCTGCCACTGCTCGTTCAGTTGCAGCGTATCGAAGGCATACAGCGCCGCCGTGTTGGTGCTGCCGTCGGTGTCGGCTCCGGTGCGGTAGGGCACGCCCAGCGCGTCGCTGGCGCTGGGGGCGTACAGGTTGGCGGCCGGGGCGTTCACGGCGGCGTAGGTCACGCCGTTGATGGTTTGCGCGGCGGTGCCAAAGCCGAGGTTCTTCTGGCGCTCGTGCATGAACTCCAGCCCGGCCGACAGGGTGTGCTTGAGGCTGCCGGTGCTGAACTGGCTGGTCACGTTGGTCAGGTTGGCCAGCACGTCGTTGGTCTGGTCGGTGCGCTGCAATGACCGCGCGGCCGTCCAGCTGCTGGGGTTGGCCAGGTTGGTGGCGGTGATGGCGCCCACGCTGGTCAGGCGGCGGTCCATCTGGGTGGTGCCCGCGCGCGCAATGTTGCGCACCACGGTGCCACCGCCCAGGTCGTGCTCGAACTTGGCGGTCACCATGTCGGCATCGACCTTTTCGTAGTCGTCCCTGCTGCCGTAGAAGTTCTCAGGGTTCACGCGTGGCGCAGTGCGCACCTGGGCCGCTGCGTTGTAAAAGCCCGGCATGCCGATGGTGGAGATGCCGCCATCGGGCACGTTGTCCTGGCGCACGTGCTGCGAGTACAGGTAGATGCGTGTGGGCGTGCCCAGGCCCCAGGCGAACGAAGGGGCGATGGCGTAGCCGTTGTTCTCCACCACGTTGCGGCCTTCCACGCCGCCCGCCTGGCCCATGAGGTTCAGGCGCGCGGCGGATGTCTCGCCCAGTTGCTTGTTCAGGTCGGCCGTCACGCGCTTGTTGTTGGCGGTGTTCACGGTGGTGGTCACGCCGTATTGGTCGGTGCGGGTGGGCAGCTTGGAGATCAGGTTGATGTAACCCGATGCCGCGCCCCGGCCAATGTCAGTGCCTGCGGGGCCCTTCATCACTTCGACCTGGTCGATGTTGAAGATGTCGCGGGTGATGGCGCCCAGGTCGCGGATGCCGTCGATGAAGGTGGCGGTCTGGGTCGAGAACGCCCGCAGCTGGAAGGTGTCACCCGCCGAGGTGTTGCCGCCTTCGCCCAGCTGCATGGTGATGCCGGGGGTGTTGCGCAGTGCGTCCATCAGCGATGCTGCGCCTTGTTCGCGGATCACCTCCTGGTTGATGACGGAGATGGTCTGGGGGATGTCCACCAGCGGCTGTGTAAGTTTGGGGTTGGCCAGCCGGTCGGTTTTGTAGGGGACGGTGGCCTCGGAGCGTATCGTCGTCTCAGGCAGGCTTTTCTCGGCCGTCTGGGCCTGGATGACACCGGGCAGGGCTGCAATGGCAAGCGCCAGCAGATGCAGTGGAACGGTGTGGTGGGGGCTGCGGATGCGCGCCATGGTTTCTCCTCGATGTTGTGTGCGGACTTGGCTGACGTTCCGCAAAGCGCTGGGGCGCTGTGTATCGAGCAGATGGCTGGCTGGCCAACTATTGTAAATAATTGAGAATCATTATCAAATGCGAGTTGGGTGGTATGTCGCCAACGCACCACGCGGCAGGGCCCTGCGCTGTGAAGCCAGCGCACGCAAGGGGCTCATGCCATTTCTAAATCCCCCTGACGTTGTTGCTTCGCCTTGCCGTGCTTCAGCACTGTCTGCGGCTTCGCGCCTAGTTAGGAATGATTTGGAAATGGAATCAGGTATTGCCCACGTAGGGGTTGCTGCGACGCTCGCGCCCGAACGTGCTTTCAGGGCCATGGCCGGGGATGAACACCGTCTGGTCGCCCATGGGCCACAGGCGCTGGGTGATGCTGTCGATGAGCTGCTGGTGGTTGCCCTGGGGGAAGTCGGTGCGGCCGATGCTGCCAGCAAACAGCACGTCGCCCACAAACGCCCGGTCAATCTGCGGCGCATGGAACACCACGTGCCCCGGTGTGTGGCCGGGGCAGTGGCGCACGTTCAGCGTCTCGTTGCCTAGTTGCACTGTGTCGCCATCGTGCAGCCAGCGCGTGGGCGTGAAGGGCTGCGCGGGTGGAAAGCCAAACATTGCGCTTTGCTCCGCCAGCCCGTCAATCCAGAACTGGTCACCCGGGTGCGGCCCCACGATGGGCAACTGCAGGCGCTGCGCCAGCTCGCCCGTGCCGCCTGCGTGGTCGATGTGGGCGTGGGTGAGCCAGATCTGCGAGAGCGTGAGCCCCAAGCGATCCACCTCACCCAGAAGCACATCCAAGTCGCCCCCTGGGTCAATCACAGCGGCCTGGTGGGTGGCATCGCACCACACGATGGACGCGTTTTGCTGGAATGGGGTGACGGGGACTGTGAGGTAATTCAGCATGGGGGTGATTGGTGGTTGCTAACAGAGAATGGCTTTTGCAAACAATGGGTGGTCAAGTCTTCTAACCGAGTGTGGCTGGTGGCCGGTCGTGCTGTTTCATCGCTTCATGCTCACCCTGAGCAAGCAGACCACACGCATCTCCACGCGCGAATAGGTCGCTTCAGAGGTTGCTGGCCGCCAGCACCTCGGGCATGTCGGTCAAGCCCCGCAGCACTTTTTCAATGCCGTCCTGGCGCAGGGTAAGCATGCCGGCCGCCAAGGCGGCTTGACGGATT
This Acidovorax sp. 106 DNA region includes the following protein-coding sequences:
- a CDS encoding MBL fold metallo-hydrolase, translating into MLNYLTVPVTPFQQNASIVWCDATHQAAVIDPGGDLDVLLGEVDRLGLTLSQIWLTHAHIDHAGGTGELAQRLQLPIVGPHPGDQFWIDGLAEQSAMFGFPPAQPFTPTRWLHDGDTVQLGNETLNVRHCPGHTPGHVVFHAPQIDRAFVGDVLFAGSIGRTDFPQGNHQQLIDSITQRLWPMGDQTVFIPGHGPESTFGRERRSNPYVGNT
- a CDS encoding catecholate siderophore receptor Fiu codes for the protein MARIRSPHHTVPLHLLALAIAALPGVIQAQTAEKSLPETTIRSEATVPYKTDRLANPKLTQPLVDIPQTISVINQEVIREQGAASLMDALRNTPGITMQLGEGGNTSAGDTFQLRAFSTQTATFIDGIRDLGAITRDIFNIDQVEVMKGPAGTDIGRGAASGYINLISKLPTRTDQYGVTTTVNTANNKRVTADLNKQLGETSAARLNLMGQAGGVEGRNVVENNGYAIAPSFAWGLGTPTRIYLYSQHVRQDNVPDGGISTIGMPGFYNAAAQVRTAPRVNPENFYGSRDDYEKVDADMVTAKFEHDLGGGTVVRNIARAGTTQMDRRLTSVGAITATNLANPSSWTAARSLQRTDQTNDVLANLTNVTSQFSTGSLKHTLSAGLEFMHERQKNLGFGTAAQTINGVTYAAVNAPAANLYAPSASDALGVPYRTGADTDGSTNTAALYAFDTLQLNEQWQLNGGLRFEHYRTKTDASTIVTTSNLTSYPGYAAGSLAPSALSTSGNLTSWKLGTLYKPAANGSIYASLANSLTPPGGSNFALSSTSTNQNNAALDPQETRNIELGTKWELLDNRLNLSAAVFRTENNKQISYDAVTGIYTQYGKTRVQGIELAAVGQITPFWQVSAGIAKTQTKALGQNSLGSTGAVTNTDSVRWSPDLTATAWTSYTWGAFTLGGGARYVSDQKRVVTAGTALNVSNMPKIPSYWVTDLMAAYKVNRNVNLRLNIYNLFDKEYISTLNNNGARMVLGAPRSASLTAEFLF
- a CDS encoding DUF1513 domain-containing protein, translating into MNFPSMNRRTLLSGTSMAALGAAGALGLAPGRALALGADANSTTTLIGAAWRGPKATDTHYAGVLAADWERKQLTIRYAVALPSRPHGLVPQADGGLLVNCVRPGTWLLRCDGAGRVTERIQLDRDRDAVLLSGHTVPSPDGATLYTTEINYRTGRGHIGVRDAATLRKRDEWDSGGIDPHQPVLDAQGHLLVANGGVLRNLADAKYDLQRMESALVRIDTTTGRIAQRWVLDDPRLSMRHIAWSTSATSATSDEPRRLGVAMQAEHEDPARRAAAPILAVLEGDKLSVPSRVNDGHGYAGDITPAYNGGFAVSSNKAGLAQLWHPSMPDKLSAIVQLQEAYALTAWAGPQPGGGVLVATAPGLVRWHPSAKPAFVPWPEPMALDNHWVLMG
- a CDS encoding DASS family sodium-coupled anion symporter, producing the protein MSTAPASHTPPPAANAATSPIPSPAPITSHPEPSSNRKFGFLLLAIALYGIVLMLPTPAGLTASGQVALALLALVITLWISECVSPANSAVILTGMAVVGLMGKSLTPGAKPMGSADALTTMLGGFSSTAVLLVAAALFLAVALKHTGLDKRVALIVMSRVGISPARLTVGAMLVGFVLALFIPSATARVGAVIPIMVGITAALGLPVGSSLGAALMIVTAQACSIFNMAVKTGAAQNLISLNFMQTAFGHTVTWSQWFLTALPFTLGMSVVLFFVSLWILKPQVESSENATERLREQLQALGPVTAPEKRLIAVALMLLVMWSTEGMLHPFDTTTTTQLGIALLLMPKIGVMHWSQAEKLVPWGTVVLFAASISLGNLLSKTGAAAWLAQQTLGQMGLSALPVVAVIGALSLFSIVLHLGFASATGLASTLIPIFIAFAQSLPVSKETAFGIVMIQSFIVSFGFILPTNAPQNMLCYGTGAFGTSQFAKVGLLLTLAGLGLILLLSATLWPMMGVL